tttaattataaaaataaggtATGTTCATTGTAACAAGAAAAACAATGTTGCGTGTGTAAGACAAACTTAATAATCCCTCCACCTACCATCCTCCATTTCTACCTCCTACAGGAACCAATTTTAATGCCCAATATATCTCCTGCCATATCTTCCTCCAAGCTTATTTGGcttacattatttaatttttaaaaattcactttgtGGATTGAGGTGCAAAAGCTATATTAAGTCAGCTGGATTTGTTCATAAAATTATCATATTTAGCATTTTAATTTGAGcacagttaatttttaaaattcttattgattaactctaatttatttttaaatctttcttttttatatatagcaGTATTCATAAGCTATGATTTATAAGCTAAGATTCCACAAATCTTTAATCTGTGCCAGTTTCTGAAAACAAAATACGATCCTGATGCCTACGAAACTGTCATATTTTTGTAAAGCAAAGAAATGTAGCGGGCTTGTGGATATAGTGTGGCTACAGTATCAAAAAGATATAAAGTGATATATCCAGAAAAGGagctaagaaataaaatgtaaagtcaTAGAATGCAATTTTTGTCACACAAAACTTTGTGTAATCAGTCTCATTTtctgagctatcatttcacatcCACATTTATGCTGCTTctgatgttttatatttttaaaactgtatatACATCTGAAATTTGAATGTTTTCCTGATTGAGAGAAGTTTTCTGCTCTTTCATGGGTTGGATGATTTATAAACACTGACCACTTCTTTTCACGAACTGGAGAAGATAGAGCACTCTGAAGCAGACcatgaggaagaggagaaggggcCTGGCTTTGCTGTCCCCCTCTGTGTGACAGTAGGGGGGGCTGCTCCCAGGGTGCTCCCCTGGACCAAATGCCAAAAGATGTCCTAGTCCTCAGTCATTGAAGGCACCTTTGAAAACTAAGTAATAAGTCCTGCTTGTTTAGTATTCCAGGGATGTGGATGGAGCAGCCATGTTCTTGTCACATATTTCTGCCTTTGAAACTTGTTTCAAAAGGATCTGCAGTGGTAGGAATTAGTTGACAGCAATTTATTCCATATCTTCATACGGTTCcctctttccatatttttattcTAACCATAGAAATAGACTCAgattctctttatatattaaaaaataaaagacttgaatttaTCTGGTTTGTTGGCTAAGCAAGAACTGACCTAACTTCTTAGTCTCACTCAGCCacaatttttttctgaggaaacttGTTTATAACCTTCGAGCTTCTGAATCCGAATCTAAAATCTGTCCTCATCAAACAGCAAAAGTATACTTCTGGGTACTTGAGGATCCTCAACCATTTCTTGTTGGTGAATATCTTTGTTCTTagtgaaatttcaaaaaattactGAAGTGGCAATCCATAGGCAATGtctccattttattcttttctttctgattccCCTTGACGACAGAGGCTGAGTGTCTTTACCATGTGTCATAATTGTTTTTGCTCTTTCTGGATCTTCtggagagaggccagcttcatatCGTCATTAAGATGCATGCAAAGGCTAAGCATGCATACTGTATTGCAGCCACAAGCCACTGTGTTACTTGTAGTGTGGGTCATCAAAGCAAATGctttgccattcctcctcttctaGAATGTTATATTGCATAGCTGATGTTATCTGCAGTGCATCTCTTTCTCATGTTTTGCTgtctttcaaaaaaattcattgagATGTATCTAAAGTGTTTATTCTTCCCTCTCCATGACTATTTGTCTAGCtatgaatttgggaggacacAGTGCTTATAGTTTCGTCTTTGTACAGATTCCAGAATCTATCCATGTTCTGACTGAAAGAAGCTATTTGAAAGAATATCTGCTGGGCAAATGGTATAATAGCCTTCattgtttaaagattttttgCTGGCATTTTCAGTTCTTGATAACAGCGTTCCTGAAGACTCTCTAGCCCTGGACAGAATCTGGTCTGCTTTGGTGTGTCAACACCTTCTCCACTTTAAGCCATTGAAAGTTTGGGGGTGCACCTACAATATGAGTTATTtcaggatatatatttttttgtgtgaggaagattgaccctgagctaacatctgccaatcctcctcttttttttgctgaggaagactggccctggcttaacatccatgctcatcttcctccactttatatgggacaccaccacagcatggcttgccaagtggtgtgtgggtgcgtgcccaggatccgaaccggccaaccccgggccgccgcagcagagcgcgcgcacttaaccgcttgcgccaccgggccagccccaggatatattttttttaattcttttttttttctttttaaagatttaccctgagagaacatctgttgccaatcttcctctttttttttttcttcccaaagccccagtgcatggttgtatatcctagttgtaagtccttctggttcttctgtgtgagctgccaccacagcatggctactgacagatgggtggtgtggttcaatgactgggaaacaaacccaggctgcccaagtggtgagagcaccaaactttaacaactaggccctcagggctggctcatcaggatattttttaaacagcCATTGGTGATGGGGCCATGCTTTTTATTTCACGATCTCCAtgtacttcttcttttttttgtgtgtgtgaggaaaatcagccctgagctaacatccatgctaatcctcctctttttgctgaggaagaccagctctgagctaacatacattgccaatcctcctcctctattttttttccccaaagccccccagtagatagttgtacgtcatagttgcacatccttctagttgctgtatgtgggacacggcctcaacatggccggagaagctgtgcctctgtgcgcgcccgggatccgaacccaggccgccagtagaggagtgcgcacgcttaaccgctaagccacggggctggcccctccctgtACTTCTTTGAAGCATTTATTTAATCTGTGAATGATTCTAGTAGCATTTGGGACAGTATTTGCAAAGAACCTCTGTTTCTTAGGAATAATTTGCCAtatggaaatcttttttttttcccctagctttattgagatacaattaatatataacattgtgtaaatttaagatgtacaatgtgatgatttggaaATGCTCCTTACTTGCTTCCATATGCTATACATGGAACTCTGTTTCACAAATAGGATTCTAGAGGCACGAAGGGTAAATTTCAGCTAGTTGGCAGATACCCGCTACACAGCAGCCCATACAGATGTAGAAATGGTGTCCTTCCATGATAACCACAGGGAAATGACACTGAAGGCTTCATCTTACAGTATAGCCAGCATTACCAGAAAAAATTGTATCAGTAGGAATCAGATTATGATTTTcatattcatcaaagttaaaTATAGTTTAATAGTTTGACTTCAGCGTCACTGTGAAATGTGTAGTTTTGAATAGCGCTGTGGATCACACAGCCATAAATGTTCAGGAGGAACCAGGTTCCAACTTCCAATAGCccgtttttttaatttattctcagTTTCGTGTCTTTTGAGAAACATGCTTCTTGTTTTCTTCTCAACAGAAATAAATGGAGTCTACTGCTCTTTATCCATGCAACTCACAGATTTTTGAGACTCAGTCACAGGAGAGAGATAGGTTACCACTAATTTCTAGACCAACAAGCAAAGAAAGATCTGAGGCTGTTTGTCTTCCCTGTGACAGTGGAGGCAGCCATGCCTCCAGGTCATGTGTGTGTGAGTTGTAGTGTGTGCTTCTAAAGGCTCTGGGAACGTTTTATATAAGAGGGTAGCTTGCTACATAGTCTGAGAAATCATTTGAAGGTATGAACACTGTTTTGATTCATTTTGCTAAATAGTTATTATGTATagatttaaaggaaattttatttaatgatttaattgaaaagataatatatatacaagattttaaaaatgcaaaaattgaAGAGAACGCAGTAGGCCTGTATCCCCTGTACTAGCCCCATCATagccctctccctttcttcccagGTTTGTCTACCTTTCATAAAGATCCTTACGtacatatgtatttgtatatgtatgtccTTCTCAAGTTAGCAGTCAGGAGCATACTTTCTACTGTTCTGCACTGGATTACTTTCGCTTGGAAATTATTTTCCTATCAGCACATAGACAGTAGCCCTTATTCCTTCTTAACGTTGTGCTATAATTGTTTAACCTTCTTCCTATTGATGAACAGTTAGTTTACAGTCTTTTCCCTTAAAAACAGTCCTGCAATAAGTATCCTTGTTTGATCATCTGTGCAAACAGATCCAAGTACACTGTACCTgaaggacaaattcttagaagtgAAGCTACTAGAGAGACATCGCCAACTGTCCTTCCAACAGGATATTCCAATTTGAACTCCTCAGCACAGTGAATATAAGAGAGCCTATTTCCTATACCTTCTCCAACCCAGTGCATTATTTATCTCATAGGACAAAATGGCATGTCATTGTTGTTTCAACATGGCTTTCTTTTATTGTGAGCAAActagaagcatcttttcatatgtttaaggcatatatttatttttctgtaagccACAGAAAAAATGTGCTGCTTGTGGAGAGAGGACCTTTGTTCACAAAATGCAGGTATACCAACCTACATGGTTCCATCCCTTCTGTATACTGGCTCATTTATCAGACGGAATCTTTATACCTGTATTCTTTCTGCATCTGCTCTTGCCCCCTCCCTCCCATCATACCCTACAGCTCTCCTTCTGCGTTCCCTCTCGCTTCACTGCCTCTGAAATGTCTAGAGTGTCCAAGTTTGATGGGGGTTgggaggtgttggggagggggatCCGTGTGTCCTTAGGGAAGGAGTAGCTTTTAGCTCCCTGCTTTTAATAAGAAGAATCTCCAGGCTTCTGATACAGGGTGGCTATAGGAGGAAGAGAAGCGagtaaatgaagagaaagaactgGAATAGCTCCTTCCCAAAGAAAAGGGTAAAGTTGGTCCAGAACTAACTACCGTGTGCTTTCAGGGGGAGGGCCATGAGAAATGAATGCTCAGAGATGGGGTTACCTACTCTGAATGCTCAGAGATGGGGAGTAGGGAGGGAGCAACCCTGCACATGGCCCTCTAAGATGGTGGACTTTGCACAGATCAGGAGAGAGTCAGGACCCTCCTGGCTCTCACCCCATGGTTGCTGCTGGGGCAGTTTGAGAACTGTAGGAAGAGACACAGAGTCAGGTTTTGGAGACTGGGCCACCTATGAAGCAATGCAGTTCCCTCCCTCTTCTGGTCCTGTGTGTCTCCCTAGGAAACAAGCTTGGCTGCAGACCCCAGTCTTGCAAGGCAGCAGCCCCGCCTGGGAGCAGGGTGGTGGCCAGGGCAATGGTGAGAGCCCTGAAGATGCCTCATGGCTGCTGAGGGCGCTGCCCGGTCAGGGAGCAGAGTGGTGGGCATGGTGTGCAGCCCGTGGGTCCTGGTCCTGGTGTCCTCAGTTCTGGCTCTGGAAGGTAAGAGAGGGGAGACCAGAGAACTCCCACTTGCCAGTAGAGACCCAGCCCAGGTGGCAAATGGGAAAGATtcaaaaaaggcagaaaagagtAAAGATATCAAAAGGGGGAAGGGACTAGGGAGGGTTTCAGAGAATGGCTTCTGACAGACAGCTGTACTCCTGCTGGTGAATTAAATGGACCAGGGAGGGAAATCCTTTTTTCTTCATGAGAATGGGGAGGGGGTTAGCAGTGCTGGCTGGAGGCTTGGCCACTGCGTGCCCCTTCTTATCTCTGGGCAGAGGTATTGCTGGACACCACTGGAGAGACATCTGAGATTGGCTGGCTCACCTACCCACCGGGTGGAGTGAGTGTCACTCTTTCATTCTGAACCcatcgcccctcccccaccctgcttGCTACAGTGTGGAGTTCAGGAAGGAAACCCTGGGTAGAGATTGATGGACTAAGACTCCTTCCCTCCAGAGGCACAGGACTTGGCGTATCCTCACCCTGCTTTGCATGTCATTAATTTTAAGTCTCAGTGGAAGAGCTATGCCCACCACCGCCTCACACCCTCCAATCCCCGAGCAGCTAACCCTGTCTCCTGCCCTCCCTGTAGTGGGATGAAGTGAGCGTTCTGGACGACCAGAGACGCCTGACTCGCACCTTCGAGGCATGCCACGTGGCAGGCGCCCCTCCAGGCACCGGGCAGGACAACTGGCTGCAGACACACTTTGTGGAGCGGCGAGAGGCCCAGAGGGCACACATCCGACTCCACTTCTCTGTGCGGGCCTGCTCCAGCCTGGGCGTGGCCGGGGGCACCTGCCGGGAGACCTTCACGCTCTACTACCGCCAGGCCGAGGAGCCTGACAGCCCCGACGGCGTTGCCGCCTGGCACCACAAACGCTGGACCAAGGTGGACACAATTGCAGCGGACGAGAGCTTCCCCGCCTCCTCCACCTGGACTGTGGGGCCTCGTGGCGCCGGGCAGCGGGCCGGGCTGCAGCTGAATGTCAAGGAGCGGAGCTTCGGCCCCCTCACCCAGCGCGGCTTCTACGTGGCCTTCCAGGATACCGGGGCCTGCCTGGCCCTCGTGGCGGTCAAGCTCTTCTCCTACGCCTGCCCTTCCCTGCTGCGCGCCTTCGCCTCCTTTCCTGAGACTCAGGCCAGTGGTGCCGGGGGCGCCTCCCTGGTGGCAGCCATGGGTACCTGTGTGGCTCATGCAGAGCCAGAGGAGGATGGAGGTGGCGGCCAGGCAGGGGGCAGCGCCCCCAGGCTGCACTGCAATGGGGAGGGCAAGTGGATGGTGGCCGTTGGGGGCTGTCGCTGCCAGCCCGGGCACCAGCCCACGCATGGAGACAAGGCCTGCCAAGGTGAGACCTGCTCCCTTGCACATGCCCAAGATGCCCCCACCTGCCTTCAGGCTGCTCTCCTGAACACCCCAAACTGCATTTTGTCCCCAAAAGTTCAGGAATAAGCTCTTTTAGGAAAGGACTCCTGTTTTCTCCAGATTTATTTCCTAAAACACACAGACTTGCTCTCATTCACTTATCTGAAATTTCTAAAACCTTCTGGAGACTTCCACAGCCATTCTTGAGGATCCTAGGGCTGCAAGCCTGAGAAGTGATGGTGATCAAGAGGAGTTAAACTCCTGGGTTGTCATGGGATAGGGTCCTTTGTCCGCTTTTGCCATCTGTTTAGGGAGGGGAATCATCCCACGGTCGGGTGACCAGGATGCAGGTAGGAGAAGGCAGTGGATGCCGGCTAAGAAGAATGATTCTGCTGCTGGGTGGAGGATGCAGGCGGCCTCTGCAGAGGGAGGTTATGCATTCAAGCCAGACGCCTATATCTGGTGCTTGGCCTGCCCGTAGCCCCCACTGTTTCCATCAATGAAAATACAGTTCCACCCAGCCAAATGGCAAAAGTAATCTCTGTCAGAGGGAGGGAAACAGGGAAGAGAGGGGTGGGAGTTAGACctcaggaagaaaggaggaaccagccctggggAATGGAATGGAAGGCTGGGAGGCCACCTGTGTGCAGGTGTGGACTCAGGAGGGGGTGGACAGAGTGAGCCTGATGCCTCCACCCTCTGCTCCTCAGCCTGCCCTGGGGGATCCTACAAGGCCTTGTCTGGGAATGCCCCCTGCTCTCCGTGCCCTGCCCACAGCCATGCCCCCGATCCTGCAGCCCCCGTTTGCCCCTGCCTCTCCGGCTTCTACCGGGCCATTTCCGACCCCCCAGAGGCTCCCTGCACTGGTGAGTCCCCCACCTGCCCCAGGGGTGGAAACAGGACTGGATTGGGGCCAAAAGAGGGGGGCCTGAGGGCAAGGTGGTGGGGCTGGTTTGCATTTCAGtgacttctttctctctgtccttggtttcttccccctgccctccacctccctctctccccccatcCCAACCTGGCCTCTCCTCCTACCTACCTTCTCTGCTTTCTGCTCCCAACACATGctctctgtctcctcccctgcctctttccttcctcaatcacccccaccccacaactCCCTCCATCATGGCCCTTCTCTGGCTGCACCTGACGCTTTCCCAGGCCCTCCGTCGGCCCCCCGGGAGCTTTGGTTCGAGGTGCAAGGCTCAGCGCTCATGCTGCACTGGCGCCTgccccaggagctggggggacGAGGGGACCTGCTCTTCAATGTCGTGTGCAAGGAGTGTGGAGGCCGCCAGGAGCTTGGCAGCAGGGGTGCTTGTCGCCGCTGCAGGGATGAGGTGCACTTCGACCCCCGCCAGAGGGGCCTGACTGAGAGCCGAGTGTTAGTCGGGGGACTCCGGGCACATGTACCCTACATCTTGGAGGTGCAGGCTGTTAACGGGGTGTCAGAGCTTAGCCCTGACCCTCCCCAGGCTGCAGCCATCAATGTCAGCACCAGCCACACAGGTGAGCCTCACCCTCCGCCTAACGCCTTACCTGCCTAAGGCCTTCCCTTGCCTCCTTGGAAGCCCCTCCCCAACTCCTGCTCCCCGGCCCCTGGAAACCCCCCTAATCACCCCCACCCCAGTTCCTTCTGCAGTCCCTGCTGTGCACCAGGTGAGCCGGGCATCAAACAGCATCACGGTGTCCTGGCCACAGCCAGACCAGACCAACGGTAACATCCTGGACTATCAGCTCCGTTACTATGACCAGGTGGGGAGGAAAGGGGCGCCTGGCAGGGCTGATGGGAGCTCgcagtggggaggtggggagggcaggagaggtGCCCAGGAGCCCTGCAGCAGAGGGTACAGGAATGCAAGAGGGGCTGGAAGCCTGAGGTAGGAGCGGGGGTGAGCGGCTGGAAGAGGGCCAGCAGGGAGTGAGTGGTTGTCACCCCCAGGCAGAAGATGAATCCCACTCCTTCACCCTGACCAGCGAGACCAACACAGCCACTGTGACACAGCTGAGTCCTGGCCACATCTATGGCTTCCAGGTGCGGGCGCGGACTGCCGCAGGCCACGGCCCGTACGGGGGCAAGGTCTATTTCCAGACACTGCCTCAAGGTGAGAGGAAGCTGGACGGGGAGGGGAGGCACTAGGGCGTAGTAAGCAGAGGCCCAGGGGCTGACACCCAGCACCCTCCAGACCAGAGGCCTTGAGGAGAGTGCTCATGGCTAAGCAGCTGACCTTCGGgtctgtgggggtgtgtgtggtggggtgcaTGGCAGGGTATGTGGGTGCATGCTCTTGTGACGCCTTGCCCATCTGTGATCCTGGGCGGCTGGTTCCTCAGGTGAGCTGTCTGCCCAGCTTCCAGAGAGACTCTCCTTGGTGATTGGGTCCATCTTGGGGGCCTTGGCCTTCCTCCTGCTGGCAGCCATCACTGTGCTGGCTGTTGTCTTCCAGAGGTGAGCCCCTCCCGCCATGCCCCCACACCACTCATTCTGCAGCACAACCCCAGGTCCTGGCAGCCCCAAAGCCCACTGCAGAAACCCCCACCAATGCCCTCTCCCGCCACCCAGGCCCTCTACCGGGGCCCATGCAGAGGTGGGAAGGGGAACCGGGCATCCTTCACTCCACAGATCTCTGGCTGGACGGCAGCTTGTGTGGGGGCAGAAGGGGGAGGACATGGGAGTGTGTCATTCCAGGACTCTGGTTTGTCCCTCAGGAAGCGGCATGGTACAGGCTACACGGAGCAACTGCAGCAGTACAGCAGCCCAGGTGAGGGGGTCAGTTGAGGGATGCACAGACGAAGAGCTGGGCACTAGGGCCAGGAGCACACCAGGCAAGGCTGGTTTCCCCCGAGGTTGAGGGGTAGCTCCTTGGCACTGTCTTGGGAGGTGAGAGGGCCTGCCTGGGGTGTGTGGGCAGTTGGGCCTTGCACCACACCCTCACAAAAAACCCCATATGCCTACAGGGCTTGGGGTCAAGTACTACATCGACCCCTCCACATATGAGGACCCCTGCCAGGCCATCCGAGAATTCGCCCGGGAGGTGGACCCTGCATATATCAAGATCGAGGAGGTCATTGGGGCAGGTACTACAGGGCAGCGGGAGGGCATTAGACGCActagcctcccaccaccaccaccccaggaCTCCCTGCAATGTCCCTTCTAAATGTGGCAGGACGCCGTGAACCCACAGTCCTTCCCTACCGCCTTCCCAACCTACACCCGTCCTCTTAGGCTCCTTCGGAGAAGTGCGCCGGGGCCGGCTGCAGCCCCGGGGACGGCGGGAGCAGGCGGTGGCCATCCAGGCCCTGTGGGCCGGAGGTGCCGAGAGCCTGCAGACGACCTTTCTAGGCCAGACCGCAGTGCTGGGCCAGTTCCAGCACCCCAACATCCTGCGGCTGGAGGGCGTCGTCACCAAGAGCCGGCCCCTCATGGTCCTGACAGAGCTTATGGAGCTGGGCCCCCTGGACAGCTTCCTCAGGGTCAGTCCagcctgggggaaggaggagggcccTTGGGTCTGGGAAAGTTTGCAGTTCTCAGCTGTCCCAGAGACTGAGTGCTATATCTttgctccctcccaccccacctcctgcGGTGGTCTTCATCCTTCATTCCCAGGCCATTTTCTGATTCCCAAATGCCCTCGCCCTCTCCCGTGAGGTCTGCTGTGCTCTGTGTCGCGGTTCCCCACCCGGTTGCtgacctctgccccctgcccctcaGCAGCGGGAGGGCCAGTTCAGCAGTCTGCAGCTGGTGGCCATGCAACGGGGAGTGGCCGCCGCCATGCAGTACCTGTCCAGCTTTGCCTTCGTCCACCGCGCCCTCTCTGCCCACAGTGTGCTGGTGAATAGCCACCTGGTATGCAAAGTGGCCCATCTTGGCCACAGTCCTCAGGTGAGAGCACAGGCCTGGGGCCTCTCCATCCTCAGCCGGTGCTGGAGGATAAGCTGGAACCTCGGGTGGCATATCATAGTGTCTGAAGGGATGGAGATCACCTGTGCTCCATCCAGAATAGAAGTCTGGGCAAGGAGGGCATTGAGGGCTTTCAGGGACCAAGAGGATTGGGGAAGGCAGGAGACCTGCAAAAACCTAGAACCACCTCCTACACTTTCCCGAAAGCACACAGACTCTAGAGTCAGAGCAGCCAGGCACACATCCCGGGCACTCCACCCTAAGCTCTGTGACTTTGCACAAGCTCACGTTTCTCTACGCCTCAGCCTCTGCATCTGTTAAGTGAAGATAATATCATCTAccctagagttgttgtgaggattaaacgacaTGCGTGATGTAAAACCCTTAACACACATCCAGACACACAGTAGTTTCTCAACGAACGTGACTTCTGCTGTCATTGTTCTTGTTACTTTTAACCACCCTCAGGGCCCGAGTGGTATGCTTCGCTGGGCAGCCCCAGAGGTCATTGCACGTGGAAAACATACAACATCGAGCGACGTGTGGAGCTTCGGGATAGTGATGTGGGAAGTGATGAGTTACGGAGAACGGCCCTACTGGGACATGAGTGACCAGGAGGTGAGCTCTTGACCTAGACCTTGCTGATTCCCCGCCCCCGAGCCCTCCAGCCCTCCAAGCCTCACAGATTCGCACATTCTAAGACCTCCATTCTCTAATCCACTCACATTCGAAGATCTCATGcctcttgttttccatatttttaagttCCTTTCCCACTCCAACCTCATGCACTTCCTACTTCCAGCCCACCCCCACACTCCTAACAATATACTCCTTTCCACCTGCAATAACGTCCCCTCA
The nucleotide sequence above comes from Diceros bicornis minor isolate mBicDic1 chromosome 3, mDicBic1.mat.cur, whole genome shotgun sequence. Encoded proteins:
- the EPHB6 gene encoding ephrin type-B receptor 6 isoform X4 codes for the protein MFKAYIYFSVSHRKNVLLVERGPLFTKCRKQAWLQTPVLQGSSPAWEQGGGQGNGESPEDASWLLRALPGQGAEWWAWCAARGSWSWCPQFWLWKWDEVSVLDDQRRLTRTFEACHVAGAPPGTGQDNWLQTHFVERREAQRAHIRLHFSVRACSSLGVAGGTCRETFTLYYRQAEEPDSPDGVAAWHHKRWTKVDTIAADESFPASSTWTVGPRGAGQRAGLQLNVKERSFGPLTQRGFYVAFQDTGACLALVAVKLFSYACPSLLRAFASFPETQASGAGGASLVAAMGTCVAHAEPEEDGGGGQAGGSAPRLHCNGEGKWMVAVGGCRCQPGHQPTHGDKACQACPGGSYKALSGNAPCSPCPAHSHAPDPAAPVCPCLSGFYRAISDPPEAPCTGPPSAPRELWFEVQGSALMLHWRLPQELGGRGDLLFNVVCKECGGRQELGSRGACRRCRDEVHFDPRQRGLTESRVLVGGLRAHVPYILEVQAVNGVSELSPDPPQAAAINVSTSHTVPSAVPAVHQVSRASNSITVSWPQPDQTNGNILDYQLRYYDQAEDESHSFTLTSETNTATVTQLSPGHIYGFQVRARTAAGHGPYGGKVYFQTLPQGELSAQLPERLSLVIGSILGALAFLLLAAITVLAVVFQRKRHGTGYTEQLQQYSSPGLGVKYYIDPSTYEDPCQAIREFAREVDPAYIKIEEVIGAGSFGEVRRGRLQPRGRREQAVAIQALWAGGAESLQTTFLGQTAVLGQFQHPNILRLEGVVTKSRPLMVLTELMELGPLDSFLRQREGQFSSLQLVAMQRGVAAAMQYLSSFAFVHRALSAHSVLVNSHLVCKVAHLGHSPQGPSGMLRWAAPEVIARGKHTTSSDVWSFGIVMWEVMSYGERPYWDMSDQEVLNAIEQEFRLPPPPGCPPGLHLLMLDTWQKDRTQRPHFDQLVAAFDKMIRKPDTLLAGGGPGDRPSQALLNPVALDFPSLDSPQAWLSAIGLECYQDNFSKFGLCTFSDVAQLSLEDLPALGITLAGHQKKLLHNIQLLQQHLRQPGSVEV
- the EPHB6 gene encoding ephrin type-B receptor 6 isoform X3, which codes for MRNECSEMGLPTLNAQRWGVGREQPCTWPSKMVDFAQIRRESGPSWLSPHGCCWGSLRTVGRDTESGFGDWATYEAMQFPPSSGPVCLPRKQAWLQTPVLQGSSPAWEQGGGQGNGESPEDASWLLRALPGQGAEWWAWCAARGSWSWCPQFWLWKWDEVSVLDDQRRLTRTFEACHVAGAPPGTGQDNWLQTHFVERREAQRAHIRLHFSVRACSSLGVAGGTCRETFTLYYRQAEEPDSPDGVAAWHHKRWTKVDTIAADESFPASSTWTVGPRGAGQRAGLQLNVKERSFGPLTQRGFYVAFQDTGACLALVAVKLFSYACPSLLRAFASFPETQASGAGGASLVAAMGTCVAHAEPEEDGGGGQAGGSAPRLHCNGEGKWMVAVGGCRCQPGHQPTHGDKACQACPGGSYKALSGNAPCSPCPAHSHAPDPAAPVCPCLSGFYRAISDPPEAPCTGPPSAPRELWFEVQGSALMLHWRLPQELGGRGDLLFNVVCKECGGRQELGSRGACRRCRDEVHFDPRQRGLTESRVLVGGLRAHVPYILEVQAVNGVSELSPDPPQAAAINVSTSHTVPSAVPAVHQVSRASNSITVSWPQPDQTNGNILDYQLRYYDQAEDESHSFTLTSETNTATVTQLSPGHIYGFQVRARTAAGHGPYGGKVYFQTLPQGELSAQLPERLSLVIGSILGALAFLLLAAITVLAVVFQRKRHGTGYTEQLQQYSSPGLGVKYYIDPSTYEDPCQAIREFAREVDPAYIKIEEVIGAGSFGEVRRGRLQPRGRREQAVAIQALWAGGAESLQTTFLGQTAVLGQFQHPNILRLEGVVTKSRPLMVLTELMELGPLDSFLRGPSGMLRWAAPEVIARGKHTTSSDVWSFGIVMWEVMSYGERPYWDMSDQEVLNAIEQEFRLPPPPGCPPGLHLLMLDTWQKDRTQRPHFDQLVAAFDKMIRKPDTLLAGGGPGDRPSQALLNPVALDFPSLDSPQAWLSAIGLECYQDNFSKFGLCTFSDVAQLSLEDLPALGITLAGHQKKLLHNIQLLQQHLRQPGSVEV
- the EPHB6 gene encoding ephrin type-B receptor 6 isoform X1 yields the protein MRNECSEMGLPTLNAQRWGVGREQPCTWPSKMVDFAQIRRESGPSWLSPHGCCWGSLRTVGRDTESGFGDWATYEAMQFPPSSGPVCLPRKQAWLQTPVLQGSSPAWEQGGGQGNGESPEDASWLLRALPGQGAEWWAWCAARGSWSWCPQFWLWKWDEVSVLDDQRRLTRTFEACHVAGAPPGTGQDNWLQTHFVERREAQRAHIRLHFSVRACSSLGVAGGTCRETFTLYYRQAEEPDSPDGVAAWHHKRWTKVDTIAADESFPASSTWTVGPRGAGQRAGLQLNVKERSFGPLTQRGFYVAFQDTGACLALVAVKLFSYACPSLLRAFASFPETQASGAGGASLVAAMGTCVAHAEPEEDGGGGQAGGSAPRLHCNGEGKWMVAVGGCRCQPGHQPTHGDKACQACPGGSYKALSGNAPCSPCPAHSHAPDPAAPVCPCLSGFYRAISDPPEAPCTGPPSAPRELWFEVQGSALMLHWRLPQELGGRGDLLFNVVCKECGGRQELGSRGACRRCRDEVHFDPRQRGLTESRVLVGGLRAHVPYILEVQAVNGVSELSPDPPQAAAINVSTSHTVPSAVPAVHQVSRASNSITVSWPQPDQTNGNILDYQLRYYDQAEDESHSFTLTSETNTATVTQLSPGHIYGFQVRARTAAGHGPYGGKVYFQTLPQGELSAQLPERLSLVIGSILGALAFLLLAAITVLAVVFQRKRHGTGYTEQLQQYSSPGLGVKYYIDPSTYEDPCQAIREFAREVDPAYIKIEEVIGAGSFGEVRRGRLQPRGRREQAVAIQALWAGGAESLQTTFLGQTAVLGQFQHPNILRLEGVVTKSRPLMVLTELMELGPLDSFLRQREGQFSSLQLVAMQRGVAAAMQYLSSFAFVHRALSAHSVLVNSHLVCKVAHLGHSPQGPSGMLRWAAPEVIARGKHTTSSDVWSFGIVMWEVMSYGERPYWDMSDQEVLNAIEQEFRLPPPPGCPPGLHLLMLDTWQKDRTQRPHFDQLVAAFDKMIRKPDTLLAGGGPGDRPSQALLNPVALDFPSLDSPQAWLSAIGLECYQDNFSKFGLCTFSDVAQLSLEDLPALGITLAGHQKKLLHNIQLLQQHLRQPGSVEV